In the Thunnus thynnus chromosome 24, fThuThy2.1, whole genome shotgun sequence genome, TCTGcagctgaggaaaaaaaacaaaacaacaacaacactgaccCTCTgtacgcacagacacacaacagaggCAGGCTGCAGGCTAGAATTTCAACCCATAGGATGACATACTGCCAAACATGAGAGGCGGAGTTGCTATGGCAACAGATAAGCACGCCATGGCAACGTGCATATTTTGAGAGGCCACATTATCAGTGGGATCATGAGACGCTTACCAATGCGATGACAGTGGCTCCGGCGCCGGCTAACGCGACAATGTAGAGATGGTAGGACAGGTAGAACTGTGAATGAAAAAGAGATTGTTAGTGAAAGGACatgagagataaaaaaaaaaaagaaaaaaaaaggataaaaaagagGTCCAGGTCAGCATCCTCTCACCTCGCTGGTGTTACAGATGTCTCCCAGTGTGGCTCCGCAAGCTTTCCCTGGAGTGGCGTTCCAGGGAATAATACCTGCAGGATCAGAGAGATGAAACGTCACCGGACTGAGGTCGCTCTCTCATCTCAGACAAGAAGCTTTTTCCTCCCCTGAGACTGTATGATTAAAGGCATTATGAATTAGGCTTGGATAAAGATTAAAGGAAAAAGGGGCTGCCTCTGGGGGAAATATATGGGTCATTATTTGGATTCATTTCTTTACtgttaaaacatatttacagacTGAATAGTAAAGGCTGAGACTTAATTTAACTCAGTGTATCTGCTTGTTTTAGCCTCTTTATACATTCTTATTTTacttattattcttattatcatCATAAATAAGATATGACGCCTTGCAAAACACAAGAAAGTTATCAACCAACTACGTCTCCTGAACGGCTGATAATAATTTGAGGGCTGCCAGTAATTGGGGTTAATATTTCATACAGAGTAGTATAGTGCGACTGCCAATGAAGCATATGTGATCCTCATCCTACTTTGTAAGCGGGCCAGCTGTCCTTCAAATGTGggtcacatactgtacattaggCCATCAAACAGATAACTAGATATGCAATCACAAGAGAGTGTTACTGTGCTGTAATACTGCATAAAGGTGGATTTTCGAAGAGATCCAATCAGGATCTCAATAatctaaatgcattttttgacCTTTCGctgtgacagcagctggagaTGAATATGTGATGTTGCTTATGagggacagagaaaaagagtgaagggtttttgaaactgtttttttttttttctttatctcgCTTTGCCCCACATTTAAACTAAATGTGTAAAAGCAGTGTCAGAGGCACCAGGAGATTCTTTTATGTGGAAACTTAAAAGCCTTCATCGTCGAGGCTGGCGGACATGTTTGAGCGCAGACACCTTGATCAAGGGAATTTCTCTTAAACTTTGAAGACATGTTGCACAATGTGTGACTTGATCTTGTCTATTTCGCCTGTGAATCAAAAATTCGCACGGGATATGCAACAGTGTTGCACAGGGATAggagtttatttcattttacactCCGTGTTTGTGCTTATTTATTTGAACAAACAGATTTCACCTGTGACCATGTTTTTGCAGTTAGCTTCATTAGCAtaaatttgttgtgtttttgtattcagCTGATGCTCTGGTGTTAACTTTCAAGTGTTGTTGCTGGTTATATTGTGCAGGgcctgtttgtttatttttaggtgttatttgtgttattttgattatttaataaTGTATCTGAAGGATCAAATTGtaatttgcaattttttttaatcacttgaCCATGACGCCAACAGGATCTAATACATTTTGTGCCTCATGAAGACCCTTTGGTGTCAAATCGTTCCCCTTTTTTCAGCCTAATAAGGTTTTTGGAGATTTAATTATTAAATCCAGTGTGTAAATATTCCTTATACTCCCCAAGTGTTGAGAACTCGACAATGTAAACTGACCAATGAGGTTTAAAGTACTCTGCAGTGTATTAAAAAGGCTTTATTCAGTCCAGTTTAAATGCAACATATTGTACGTCTTAGTAAAAGAAACatcacatttcccataaacccGCGTTCAAGCATGAAGCTGCGGCCTGATTTTGAAGGTAAAAAAAGATAAGAGCAGTGAAAAACTGATCTTCATGTGAGCTGACATGCCGTTGAAGCTGCACATGTAGGATACTGAGCCACAAAAAGTAACATTACTTATTAATTTGtactgtaaaactgtttttttaacccAGTTGCCAAGCCCCGCCCGTCACAAATTCTGCTCCTGCACACCTGATACAATTAAACCACAATGTCATCCTTAATGAGGTCAGGTGtgcagaaacagagcaggagCAAAAATGTAAAGGACAGGCTGGCCTTGATGAATCGAGAATGAGCTGATACACACTGTTAGGAGGCTGCCAATCTTACTGTAGCAATGTTTTATGGTATTTATTAGAATAAAATCAAGTTTTCTAAACATTTACAGGCACTATGGGGAAAATACACCCTGTAATACTGCATGATTGTTTCAAAAACAGCTCTGGATTTCAAAGAACACATGACTTTGTGTTGAGATATAATGAAATTTCTGCTTCTGATGCTTATCTCTCACATTTTATGTTTCAATTACACCCAAAGATCATACATATGGGTAGAAATGATTTGtataagagacagagagacccTTTGGTAGCtccaacgtgtgtgtgtatgtcactTACCGTACTGCCTAACGTCCACACAGATGGAATCAGGCGAGGTGATGTTGGAATCAGGAGACCTCATGGCAGCACAGGTATTCCACATgttgaaaaagaggaaaactggGATCGCCGTAAAGCCGAAGATGGCGAGGAAGGCCAGGGCAAGGATGTAGGTCAAGAACATGAACTGGAGAACACGAGAAaggagagattttttttttaattttgtgagCTGCATTTCCAAAGAAGTAGGTTAATATTATTCCTTAAAGATCACCACCCACCACACAGATAGACACACAGAGTCCATGTTTAAGCTAATGTTACTGGACATCTGCAGCAATTAGAGTAATCAGGCTAGAAAGGACAAACTGTGCCAGAGTTGCCCTCAAGGGCTCAAGtgggagtgtttgtgtgtgtgtgagcgtatATCTGTCTTCCTTATATGTGTCCATAAATGTATAGAGGTGTGTGAGCACTGAAGTGTTGTGAATGTGGCTCTGCAACACGTTTATGATGACCCTTAATGTCCTGGCCTGTAAAGCTTAATGAATGATTGTTTTCAGCCTGTAAACACTAATTTAAGCAGAAACTCTATAAAATACACATCAAAGTAATTAAATCTCATTTAGAGGCTTTAATCTGGGAGCGTAACTGGGTCAGTGGGTGTGATGAtttgcagcagctgtttgtgtgcgagtgtgtttACGTACGAAGGCGGTGATGCAGCGTCCACAGACGGTGGTCTTGAAGTCGCTCTGCAGCTCCTTCTTGATGGCGCTGGTGGTGTAAAAGCCCTCAGCCAGCAGGATGATGGCGTAGACGAAGAAGAAAGAGGCGATGCCATAGATGATGTACTGAAAGATCTGGATCCTGaacacatacatgcagaaaAGAGAGGACGATGACtgagacatgtattaagacgtACAAagatactctgcttggaacaataatgcgtgtctgatatagtttttcccGCAAAAAAGTACTGTATAATTAccattttaaaatccttaaaggtatactatacAGGATTTTCCACTAGCagtgtgtggcggtgtatttatctgcagggactctgccctctgcctcttttcttaatattttgctgtgttcaggacgCTTCTGGGCATCAatctttgggcagtgggtgtgcaGCCCCCAGCAAATAACAgtgtgcagggtgtgaggtcgggacttgTAGCGACCAGGCTAcataaccgccatgaaacaatcaggaaataacattttatttatctgattcatggCTTTGTTCCCGCCAGCGACACTTGctcttttcattcactctctagctagctcgaccaccactgctctctcactgtctctctcgcTAGTTGGGGCCAATTTtaaatgctgtgtgtttacaaacatcaactgacaaatcctgcatagtgtaccttttaaaataacatctactccttctccctcattaaataTTCCACAGTCTATGAATGTGCAAATATATTCATGGTGGCGCACAGCAGTGCAGCGGCTCCTCTGGCTCCCGGTTATGGTGTAAAGAGTGTTAGGGACTCTTTTAATGTGAGTACGTGTGCAGATAACATGACCAGCTCAACTAGGCCAAGAGGGTACAGCCCAATCGAACTTCTGAACATTATGAACAACTTGCCCACCTCAGTTCTACCAAAGGTTAGAGCAGCGCTCAGCAGACTGCAGCTCCTGAGGACTCAATGCCCTGCGGCAGCAGGCTGGCATCGCAGACTACAATAGCTCAGAGGCAAGAGGAAGCAGTGTGCATGAAAGCAGAAGAGGGGTTAGCGGGCCAGTCTGTTAGCCAAGCTATAAGCTAACGTGACCAATCCAGCTATTCCGTTACTCTTTCTGGTCATCAATCTCTCACTGGATAACAAACTGAGACCAAGCTTTCATCGGCAGATGAGGAACTGCTGTATTTTTCTCCTGATGGAAAGTTGGCTAAACAGTAAGATTCAGCTTTTCAACTCAACGGGTTGCTACTCTTCAGTGGAGATCGGAATTAGCTGGAGAACCCAAGGAAGTAGACTCTGAGTATAACTATCTTTAAATGATTGGTTCCTTTGATCTGCAATGTAGGAAATCCTGCCTGAATCCTGTTTTAGGGTATTCTGAGTCACTGCAGATATTGTGGGAGGCTGGCTGATTAATAACTAAAGGGGTACCACCAGCATATTCTGGTCATACTGTTGTTTCAGTATGTCAGTAAACCAATATTGGTGCCAAAAGTTCAACAATGATTCATCTTTTCT is a window encoding:
- the LOC137176881 gene encoding neuronal membrane glycoprotein M6-b-like isoform X2 yields the protein MGCFECCIKCLGGVPYASLVATILCFSGVALFCGCGHVALTGTLTMLENHFSKVTTDHATLTMVIQIFQYIIYGIASFFFVYAIILLAEGFYTTSAIKKELQSDFKTTVCGRCITAFFMFLTYILALAFLAIFGFTAIPVFLFFNMWNTCAAMRSPDSNITSPDSICVDVRQYGIIPWNATPGKACGATLGDICNTSEFYLSYHLYIVALAGAGATVIALIHYLMILAANWAYLKSAVSTHEYQDIKTKDDQDLEAEARSKEGQNSSTYS
- the LOC137176881 gene encoding neuronal membrane glycoprotein M6-b-like isoform X1, which gives rise to MDGTKPAMESNAEETQDEGQESKGCFECCIKCLGGVPYASLVATILCFSGVALFCGCGHVALTGTLTMLENHFSKVTTDHATLTMVIQIFQYIIYGIASFFFVYAIILLAEGFYTTSAIKKELQSDFKTTVCGRCITAFFMFLTYILALAFLAIFGFTAIPVFLFFNMWNTCAAMRSPDSNITSPDSICVDVRQYGIIPWNATPGKACGATLGDICNTSEFYLSYHLYIVALAGAGATVIALIHYLMILAANWAYLKSAVSTHEYQDIKTKDDQDLEAEARSKEGQNSSTYS